The following are from one region of the Stigmatella ashevillena genome:
- a CDS encoding glycoside hydrolase family 26 protein: MQTIRSVVTGVASFLAVLSSVGVSPDASALPLTGVYRGEVYSQPNTVNAYSTWLGYNVTLGQGHQAKDSWANIENPTWQLQSWGNWVRAQPGRRLNYSVSMFPSGQGSLAECAQGLYDFRFKALANNMASYGLQNSILRLGWEFSGSWMPWYSGGGRQANFAACFRRIVTAMRTAQPAAGFQFDWNPNYDIASSDLAATYPGDAYVDYIGLDMYDQGWNGLYPVPAGCTGSCELGRWQTVWNNQFAPALTQFRTFAQSHGKPLSIPEWGVNDALTTGGGDDTHYVKQMLAFIFDPANNVAYHSYFDVQAGDGHHQLSNVDNAGGNTFRTEFPNAAAVFKNHYAGLNASVSASKATVSPATVTRGSSFQVAGSVTSSAATTVVVKYEIRSTTTLALSDWSKTLLYRNDTLFTAN, from the coding sequence GTGCAGACAATCAGAAGTGTTGTGACGGGTGTGGCCTCCTTCCTGGCGGTCCTGTCCTCGGTGGGCGTTTCGCCGGACGCTTCGGCCCTGCCACTGACCGGCGTGTACCGGGGCGAGGTCTACTCTCAGCCCAACACCGTCAACGCGTACTCCACGTGGCTCGGCTACAACGTCACCCTGGGCCAGGGCCATCAGGCCAAGGACAGCTGGGCCAACATCGAGAATCCCACATGGCAGCTCCAGTCCTGGGGCAACTGGGTTCGCGCCCAGCCGGGCCGGAGGCTCAACTACTCGGTTTCCATGTTCCCCAGCGGGCAGGGCTCGCTGGCCGAGTGCGCACAGGGGCTCTACGACTTCCGCTTCAAGGCGCTCGCGAACAACATGGCCTCCTACGGCCTTCAGAACAGCATCCTCCGTCTGGGCTGGGAGTTCAGCGGCAGCTGGATGCCGTGGTACTCCGGCGGCGGGCGACAAGCGAACTTCGCGGCCTGCTTCCGCCGCATCGTGACGGCCATGCGCACCGCCCAGCCTGCCGCGGGCTTCCAGTTCGACTGGAACCCCAACTACGACATTGCCTCCAGCGACCTGGCGGCCACCTATCCCGGGGATGCGTATGTCGATTACATCGGCCTGGACATGTACGACCAGGGCTGGAACGGCCTCTACCCGGTTCCGGCGGGCTGTACGGGCTCATGCGAGCTGGGCCGTTGGCAGACCGTCTGGAACAACCAGTTCGCGCCCGCGCTGACCCAGTTCCGCACCTTCGCGCAATCCCATGGCAAGCCGCTGTCGATTCCGGAGTGGGGCGTGAACGACGCCCTCACCACGGGCGGCGGGGATGACACCCATTACGTGAAGCAGATGCTGGCGTTCATTTTCGATCCCGCCAACAACGTGGCGTACCACTCGTATTTCGATGTCCAGGCCGGAGATGGCCACCACCAGCTCTCCAATGTGGACAACGCGGGCGGCAACACCTTCCGGACGGAGTTCCCCAACGCGGCCGCCGTCTTCAAGAACCACTACGCGGGCCTGAACGCTTCGGTCTCGGCGAGCAAAGCCACGGTGAGCCCCGCCACGGTGACGCGGGGCTCAAGCTTCCAGGTGGCCGGGTCGGTGACCTCTTCGGCGGCCACCACCGTGGTGGTGAAGTATGAGATTCGCTCCACCACCACCCTGGCGCTGTCGGACTGGTCGAAGACCTTGCTCTACCGGAACGACACCCTCTTCACCGCGAACTGA
- the sitA5 gene encoding SitA5 family polymorphic toxin, with product MRLQGWTLLMLGMLVAGCATPRIVRLDTGRGQSHVFTPPADARPVEIRPDDFARAVTELLLNMSLPLHREPLEERVVLTSWEPLPAPMTAGRAPTYQPWCKRQESPEDCLSLLGHGFILDARARREIALSFAWDAAWKDTPEASQESVNPIALKSMLTSALGAYMEHLTAPRPVTQGIAIAISAYLVAYLGTDTVWALVRAWGPLTEAATKARSFEELEKAGRRFGEVLGDNGTRVLVLVALTALGGRTAMATKGPRLPGFPQAVLAAKTQAGFHLGTAATGGVRSIGLTEKGLHLELTPAAMAMPPVSSR from the coding sequence ATGAGACTGCAAGGGTGGACATTGCTGATGTTGGGGATGCTCGTGGCGGGCTGCGCCACCCCCCGAATCGTGCGTCTGGACACCGGGAGGGGCCAGTCGCACGTCTTCACCCCGCCTGCTGACGCGAGACCCGTGGAGATTCGCCCGGACGATTTCGCACGGGCGGTCACCGAGCTGCTCCTGAACATGTCCCTGCCGTTGCATCGCGAGCCGTTGGAGGAGCGCGTCGTCCTCACATCGTGGGAGCCTCTCCCCGCCCCCATGACCGCGGGCCGGGCCCCCACCTACCAGCCCTGGTGCAAGCGCCAGGAGAGCCCCGAGGACTGTCTGTCTTTGCTGGGCCATGGCTTCATCCTGGATGCGCGGGCCCGGCGGGAGATCGCCTTGTCTTTCGCGTGGGACGCGGCCTGGAAGGACACCCCCGAGGCCTCCCAGGAATCCGTCAACCCCATCGCCCTCAAGTCCATGCTTACCTCCGCGCTGGGGGCGTACATGGAACACCTGACTGCGCCCCGGCCCGTCACCCAGGGCATCGCCATCGCGATCTCCGCCTACCTGGTGGCCTACCTGGGCACGGACACGGTGTGGGCGCTGGTGAGGGCCTGGGGGCCTCTCACGGAAGCAGCCACGAAGGCCCGCTCCTTCGAGGAGTTGGAGAAGGCGGGGCGCCGCTTCGGGGAGGTGTTGGGCGACAATGGAACACGCGTCCTCGTCCTGGTGGCCCTGACGGCTCTCGGCGGCCGGACGGCCATGGCCACCAAGGGCCCCCGGCTGCCCGGCTTCCCCCAGGCAGTCCTGGCGGCCAAGACCCAGGCAGGCTTTCACCTGGGGACAGCGGCCACGGGGGGAGTGCGATCCATCGGCCTCACCGAGAAGGGCCTCCACCTGGAACTCACCCCGGCCGCCATGGCCATGCCGCCCGTCAGTTCGCGGTGA